The Erigeron canadensis isolate Cc75 chromosome 4, C_canadensis_v1, whole genome shotgun sequence genome window below encodes:
- the LOC122596882 gene encoding 3-hydroxy-3-methylglutaryl-coenzyme A reductase 3-like, translated as MKSTAMATDHHLDNRKQASDTFPVFNTVCFTFFFSVVSYLFYTFRQKIQTATPLHLTLWEMAALVCFVASFIYFLGFFGLNFLHYSIPFPEDDEEEEEEEHKELEIDAINNIKEIAHSNTVNHGLAEYTSVLGIDDCNKITEDDEAVIQEVVAGKTPSYALESKLGDCKRATFIRRKALERTTGKSLEGLPLDGFNYESILGQCCEMPVGYVQIPVGIAGPLMLDGMEFCVPMATTEGCLVASTNRGCKAINASGGAFSVLLKDGMTRAPVVRFASVKRAAELKFFLEEPLHFHTLASMFNRSSRFGKLQSIRCAIAGKNLYIRFTCSTGDAMGMNMVSKGVQNVLDYLKVDFPDMDIIGISGNYCSDKKPAAINWIEGRGKSVVCEAIIKEEVVKKVLKTDVASLVELNMLKNLTGSAMAGALGGFNAHASNIVSAVFLATGQDPAQNVESSHCITMMEAVNGGKDLHVSVTMPSIEVGTVGGGTQLASQSACLNLLGVKGANRESPGSNAKQLAKVVAGSVLAGELSLMSAIAAGQLVKSHMKYNRSNKDFSLKA; from the exons ATGAAGTCAACTGCCATGGCTACTGACCACCACTTGGATAACAGAAAGCAAGCTTCTGACACATTTCCCGTCTTTAACACGGTCTGCTTTACGTTCTTCTTCTCGGTGGTTAGCTACCTTTTCTACACGTTTCGCCAAAAGATCCAGACGGCCACTCCTCTTCACCTCACGCTATGGGAGATGGCGGCCCTCGTGTGCTTTGTTGCTTCCTTTATCTACTTTCTTGGCTTCTTTGGCTTGAATTTCCTACACTACTCCATTCCATTTCCTGAAGAcgacgaagaagaagaagaagaagaacataAAGAACTCGAAATAGACGCTATTAATAACATCAAGGAGATCGCCCACTCTAATACCGTCAACCATGGACTAGCAG AATATACTTCAGTTCTGGGTATCGACGACTGTAACAAGATAACTGAAGACGACGAGGCAGTGATTCAAGAAGTGGTAGCCGGAAAAACACCTTCATACGCATTGGAATCAAAGCTCGGAGACTGCAAACGCGCAACATTTATCAGGAGAAAGGCGTTGGAGAGGACAACAGGCAAGTCTCTTGAAGGTTTGCCATTAGATGGTTTCAACTACGAGTCAATATTGGGGCAGTGTTGCGAAATGCCAGTGGGTTATGTTCAAATCCCTGTGGGTATTGCCGGACCATTGATGCTTGATGGGATGGAATTCTGCGTGCCAATGGCGACCACTGAAGGTTGTCTTGTAGCTAGTACTAATAGGGGTTGTAAAGCCATCAATGCTTCCGGTGGCGCCTTTAGTGTCTTACTTAAAGATGGAATGACTAGAGCTCCAGTAGTGAGATTTGCCTCCGTGAAGAGGGCGGCAGAGTTGAAGTTTTTCTTAGAGGAACCACTTCATTTCCATACTTTGGCTAGTATGTTCAACAG ATCAAGTCGATTTGGAAAGCTTCAAAGCATTCGATGTGCAATAGCTGGAAAGAATCTATACATAAGATTCACCTGTAGCACAGGAGATGCTATGGGGATGAACATGGTTTCCAAAGGAGTTCAAAATGTTTTGGATTACCTCAAAGTCGACTTCCCAGACATGGACATCATTGGCATCTCAGGTAACTACTGTTCTGACAAGAAACCTGCGGCTATCAACTGGATTGAAGGCCGAGGAAAATCAGTCGTGTGTGAAGCAATCATAAAGGAAGAGGTAGtgaaaaaagtgttaaaaaccGACGTGGCTTCATTGGTTGAACTTAACATGTTAAAGAACCTCACTGGATCTGCTATGGCTGGAGCATTAGGCGGGTTCAATGCACATGCTAGTAACATTGTGTCCGCGGTGTTTTTAGCAACAGGACAAGATCCGGCACAGAATGTTGAAAGCTCACATTGTATAACCATGATGGAGGCGGTGAATGGTGGCAAAGATCTTCATGTTTCAGTGACTATGCCATCGATTGAAGTGGGAACGGTGGGTGGTGGGACTCAGTTGGCTTCGCAATCTGCGTGCTTGAATTTGCTTGGTGTGAAAGGTGCAAATAGAGAGTCACCTGGATCCAATGCAAAGCAGTTGGCAAAGGTGGTTGCTGGATCAGTTTTAGCTGGAGAACTATCTCTAATGTCAGCAATTGCTGCGGGCCAACTTGTCAAGAGTCATATGAAGTATAATAGATCGAACAAAGACTTTTCCCTAAAAGCATAG